The following is a genomic window from Chryseobacterium ginsenosidimutans.
TGGGAAACGCTTTGTGAAGCACAAAAAAATGGTGGTTATAGTGTTGATGGTGGTTTTGCAGAATATGTAATTGCAGATTCAAGGTATGTCGGACATCTGAAATCGAATGTCAACTTTCTGGAAATTGCGCCGATTCTTTGTGCGGGAGTTACTGTTTATAAAGGTTTAAAAGAAACGGAAACAAAACCTGGAGAGTGGGTTGCGATCTCAGGAATTGGAGGTCTTGGTCATGTGGCGGTTCAATATGCAAAAGCAATGGGAATGCACGTTGCAGCAATTGATGTTGCGGATGATAAATTAGAATTAGCTAAAAAACTAGGAGCAGATTTAGTGGTCAATGCAAAGAACACAGATCCCGGAGAATATCTACATAAGGAAGTCGGCGGAATGCACGGCGCATTGATTACAGCAGTTTCTCCAATTGCCTTTAAACAGGGAATTGATGTGTTGAGGAGAAAAGGAACCATTGCTTTAAATGGTCTTCCTCCCGGTTCTTTTGAATTGCCGATTTTTGAAACGGTGTTAAAAAGAATTACGGTAAGAGGCTCAATTGTAGGAACGAGAAAAGATCTTCAGGAAGCATTAGACTTTGCGAATGAAGGATTGGTAAAAGCAACTGTAACTGCTGCAAAATTAGAAGACATCAACGATGTTTTTGATAAAATGAAGAAAGGACAGATCGACGGAAGAATTGTTCTTGATATCGCAGGAAGTGCAGGTTAATTATATTAAGTGTGTGTGGTTCGGCGAAATTTATTTCGCCGAACTTTTTTAACTTTACTAATGAATAGACAATTATTAATCTTAAAAATAACAGATTAAAATAAACCAACACAAAAAACAAAGAAAATGGAAACAAAAATATCCAGAGTATCCGTTACAGAAAAAGCTTTAGAAGTAATCTGGGAATTAGAAAAAAAATACGGTGATTTGATGTTTTATCAAGCGGGAGGATGCTGTGAGGGAACACAACCGCAATGTTTTGAAAAAGGTGGCTTTTATCCCAGAATGAATGATGCAATGATTGGAACGATCAATAATCATGAATTCTGGATCGACCGCGATTTATTTGAATACTGGCAATATTCACATTTTACATTAGATGTTACAGACGGTTTCGGACCTGGCGGTTTTTCTTTGGAAACGCCTTTAGGAAAAACATTTAAAGTTAATTATAAACTTTTCACTCCTGAAGAACTTCAAAATTTAGAACCTGTAAAAAGAAGTGAATGATTTTATTGATAGCTTTTAAACTGAGTTTTTCTGAACAATAAAGTTTAATTCTCTCTCAAAATCATATTTTCCCTTTGTAATATTTCTTTTTAGAGTAAAATAATGGGTTACAAATCCAATTAATGGTATTATCACTATAAAAAACATATCAGAACTACCTTGAAAAGTAATATTGAAAAATATAATTAAGAAAACGATCAGAAAAATAAAGGATACAATAAAATATTTTACTGGTGTGAATTCTATTTTGATCAATGTTTTTCCATTTTCTTCATTGATAGTACCTTTTATATAAGGATTTGGGATATTACCGTCAAAAAAATGTTTTCTTCGTCTTATTACAAATCCACTTTTATTTACATATCCTTTATATTCATATCTATTGGGAATGGAATATTCTGCAGTTTCAAAAATATTAAAATTGCTCTCGTAAATGATTTTTTTCAGGCTTTCAGTGAATTCGGCTCTATTCATTGTTGTTTCAAAACTTAATTCATTATAAAGCCCGATACTTTTATAAAAAGAATTTATATATTAATTTGTAAAAATTACTGTAAATATTCGTGTAATTGTGTTCTAAATATCATCAAACCTTCACAAACCGATTCACAAACATCGAAGCTACCAATTGTCCAACCGCATTCAGAACTGTTGCTAAAGGGTCAACCAATGTCCCGATAATCATCACTGCAGGAATCGCTTCCTGAGGCAATTTATAAACAGAGATCATCAGCATTTCGCCAATATATCCACCGTTTGGAATTCCGCCGGCAACAATACTTACAAAAACGGTAATTCCTAACGCCAATAAAAGGTTGGTCGGCTCAAAAAAGTCTCGTCCGATAATTAAAAAAGCTACATAAATTTTAATAATTGAAGACATTGATGAGCCGTTTTTATGCAAAGTAGTTCCAATCGGAATCACAATATTCGAAATCTGGTTTGGAATACCTATTTTTGAAGCTGCCAGTAAATTTGTTGGCATTGTAGCAAAACTGCTGCAAGTACTCAAAGCCGTAAGAGTGGGGAAAATCGCGTTTGTCCAGAAACTTTTTACCCCGCTGTGACCTTTTGCCATAAAAGCATACAGTGAAAAAAACACTAAGAAATATACTATTCCGGCAATATAGTATAATCCCAAAGGTTTGGCATAAAATCCGAAAAGCTGAGGTCCTAAAGTTGCAACCTGATAGGCAAAATATGCTCCCAAACCAATCGGAGCAATTTTCATAATTAATAAAAGCAATTCTTTCATCACTTCATATCCTGAAGCAATAAACATTCTGAAAGGCTGTCCCTTTTCTCCTGCTTTTCTGGCAGAAAACCCTGTCATGAAAGCAAAAATCAAAAGAGCCAGCATATTTTGTCTTGAGAAAAGCTGAGTAAATTCTCCAACGGTAAAAAATGCTACAATTCTATTTCCCCAACTGTCACTATTGGTAGCTTCTTCTACAATTTCCGAACTTCCCGAAACTCCCGAAACCGGAAATAAGTAGACTGCACAAATCGTAAAAATAGCTGCTGTTAAAATAAAAAACAGAAAGGTAAAAGCCATTGTTACCATTATTTTTCCAAACTTCGATTGTTGTTCTAATGAGGCAATAGAATTGGAAACTGCAAAAAAGACTAATGGCACTACACTTACAAAAAGCAGATTCAGGAAAATATCTCCTAACGGTTTCAGATAACCAACAATATGAGGAGCAACAATTCCGATGATGCTTCCCACGGTGATTCCCAATAATAAAAGTAAGATTCCTGAGTAGTTTTTCAACACTTCTTTCATGCGTGCTTTTTAATCAAAGATAAGTTTATTTTTAACATTCTATTATATAAATTTCAATCATAAAATTCATAAATTTGAGTAAATATCGTTTCTATGGCTTATATAGATTACTATAAAATTTTAGGCGTAGACAAGAACGCAACTCAGGAAGACATTAAAAAAGCTTACCGGAAAGCAGCAAGAAAACTGCATCCCGATCTTAATCCTAATGATAAGGAAGCAGAAAGAAAATTCAAGGAGCTTAATGAAGCTAATGAAGTTCTCAGTAATCCTGAAAATCGTACAAAATACGACAAGTATGGTGAACATTGGAAACATGGCGAAGAATATGAAAAAGCTCAGCAACAACAGCAAAGGCAACATCAAAGTCAGGGTGGAAATTTCGGAGACGGATTTTCAGGAGCCGATTTTGGGGAAGGTGAAGATTTCTCAGATTTTTTCCAAAGTATGTTTGGCGGTGCAGGAGGCGGTTTTGGAAGAAATTCGAGAGGAAGTGCTTCGGGGAAATTTAAAGGTCAGGATGTTAATGCAGAATTGAATTTAAGTTTAAAAGATGCTTCGACAACTCACCAGCAGACTTTTGATATTAATGGTAAGAAGGTACGAATTACAATTCCTGCAGGAGTTCATGATGGGCAACAAATCAAATTAAAAGGTCACGGAAATCCAGGTTTTAATGGTGGGCCTAATGGAGATTTATATATTACCTTTAATATTCCGGTGGATCCGAATTTCGAAAGGGTTGGAGATGATTTAAAAACAAAAATATCTATCGATTTGTACACGGCAGTTTTAGGCGGTGATGTAAAAGTGAGTACATTGGACGGAAGTGTTAATCTTAAAGTAAAACCTGAAACTCAAAACGGAACAACGGTACGATTGAAAGGAAAAGGTTTTCCGGTTTACAAAAAAGATGGGCAGTTTGGCGATTTGTTTGTGACCTATGAAGTGAAATTGCCGACCAATCTTACTGAAAAGCAAAAAGAACTTTTTGAACAACTTAAAAATTCTTAACCCATGAGTGAAAGAATATCGCGAGAAGAACTCGTAAAAATATACAATATTGAGATCACTTTTTTTGATGAACTGGTAGATTCCGGCTTGCTGAATACTCAGATGGAAAATGAGATCCGTTATGTAATGTACGAAGATTTACCGGCATTTGAGAGATTTACAAACTTACATTATGACTTAGAAATCAATCTTCCGGGTTTGGAGGTTATTCATGATATGCTGAAAAAAATGGAAGATTTAAAAAAGAAAAACCGCGAATTACTGACTAAACTTTCAATAATGAGTGATCGATATGAAGATATTTGATAAAGAAGTTGGAAATCCAGCCATAGTTTAAAATATTTGGCTTTAGACGAAGGTTTTATTTCAAATCCAGACTATTTCATTTAGCTTTGTAGGATTGAGACTAAATTAATAATTATGAACGAAGAAAAGGTTATTGTTCTTAAACCTAAAAGACAGGATTTTGAGGAAATATATTTTAGCGGAAATCAGGGAAATTTATTTTTCTCATCGACGACAAGAGGAAAAACGATTACCACAATTGTTGTAGGATTGATTTTAATAATTCTCTTCTTCTTTAAAGACGATTTTACCAAAGAAAAATTCGGGGTTTTCTATTTTGTAAGCTTTCTGTTTTTGCTCTGTGCTGTTTTTCTTTCGGTAGGCATTAACAAAGTTTCAAGATGGAAAAAACAGGTTAACAGTTATTTGACTAAACTTGAAAATTGCAAAATCTACGAAATTACATTCGATAATAGCTTTTTCACGGTAAATATTGATGGAGAAAAAGAAACGAGTGAATGGAAAGACTTTGAATATTTCGACAGTATCGAAAATTATATTGCTCTTGAAGGCAAATACACGTATATGTTTCCCAAAAAATCCATGAGCGAAAAAGATTATAACCTTTTGAAGAAAGTACTTAAAGAAAATATCAAGCAATAAAAAATCAGAGTAAAATTTACTCTGATTTTTGTTTTATAGTGAAAAGCCGATTAATCAAGCCAGCCCATTTCCTTCATCCAGTCGTCGTTGTAGATTTTCCCGACGTATCTTGAACCATGATCGTGAAGAAGAACAACGATCACATCATCTTTTGTAAACTGATCTTTCATCTGAACCAAAGAAGCAATAGCGCTTCCCGCAGAATACCCGCAGAAAATTCCTTCTTCTTTTGCTAATTTTCTGGCATATATTGCTCCGTCTTTATCTGTTACTTTTTCAAAATGATCAATAATTGACATATCATAATTTTCAGGAATAATATCTTCACCAATTCCTTCTGTAATATATGTATATGCATGATCATAATGAAGTTCACCAGTTTCGTGAAACTCCTTTAAAATAGAGCCATACGTGTCTACTCCAATTACTTTAATGTTTGGGTTTCTCTCTTTGAAAAACATTCCGCAACCTGTAATTGTACCTCCCGTTCCGGCTCCAACTACGAAATGAGTTAAATTTCCATCTGTCTGTTCCCAAATTTCTGGCGCAGTAGACTCATAATGAGCCGTTCTGTTTGATAAATTATCATATTGATTCACATACCAGCCGTTTTCTGTTTCGGTTGCCAGCCTTTTGGAAACCGAGTAATAAGAACGTGGATCTGTAGGTTTAACGTCTGTCGGACAAACAATTACCTCTGCTCCGACAGCACGGAGAATATCACATTTTTCTTTTGATTGTTTTGAGTTGGTCACGAAAATACATTTGTAACCTTTGATGATAGCTGCAAGAGCCAATCCCATCCCCGTATTTCCGGAAGTCCCTTCAATAATGGTTCCGCCCGGTTTTAATCTTCCGTCTTTTTCAGCATCTTCAATCATCTTTAGAGCCATTCTGTCTTTCACAGAATTTCCCGGATTGAATGTTTCAACCTTTGCCAAAACTAATGCCGGAAAATCTTCACCTAAAACCTTGTTAAGCTTTACCAATGGTGTATTTCCGATAGTTTCAAGGATGTTTTTTGCGTATTTCATAAATGTTTTTTATATGCGATGCAAAGATACGGCTTTCAGGATAATTAAAAATGAATTACAAAGAATGAAGAATTAAAAATAATCGTTGAATTACTTATTTTTCATTAACTATTTTTTGCTATTGATTAATTTTGGGAGCTATTTCCCGCTTTCCGTTACAATCTTTTTTTTCAAAAAAGGATTTTCACTTCAATCGGGGCTAGGATTTTGCCATCATCAGAACATTTGTCATTACGGGGAGCAAAGTGACAAAGCAATGTCTTAAAAAATAAAGCATTAAGTTTGCCATCCTTTTTGTCATTCCGTAGGAATCTCAAAAGTTGAAAGGCAAATGCGAGTCTAGATTCCTTCGGAAACTTTATGTGAAAAATAAATTAACAATCTGTCATGAGTAACTTTTACACTAAACTTGTAAAATTCACATTTGACTAACGAAGCTAAATTGACAATTCACCTTAATTATATTTAATCGCTTTCACCGGAGAAATTTTACTGATTAGATAGCTGGGAACGATCAATGCCAATCCGGAAATAAACAAAATTCCCACAGAAATAGAAATAATTGCAATCGGATTAAGATCAACAGGAACTGTACTCACATAATAATTTTCAGGATTTAACTTAATAATTCCAAAAAACTTTTGGATTAAGATTAATCCAATACCAATTGCATTGCCATACAAAAGCCCCGGAATCATAATGATCAAAGTATAATTGATAAAGGTTGCTCTGATTTGAGAATTGCTTGCTCCAAGAGTTTTTAACAAACCTATTGAATTCGTTCTTTCAATAATTAAAATCAAAAGAACCATGATAATATTAATGACAACAACGATTAACATAATGATGATAATTAATGCAATATTTGTGTCAAAAATACTGATCCAGTCTGTGATCTGAGGGAATTTTTCAGTTGCTTTTTCTGCGTAGTTTTTATATCCTATCAATTTTTCAATTTCAGGGAAATCTCTGTCGATATCGTTCACGTCTTTAAGGAAAATATCAATTCCGCCGATTTCATCAGGTTTCATATCCTGTATTTTTCTCACATGATTAATTCCGCCGATAACGAACTGCTCATCAATCATTTTGATGTCAGTTTTGTAAATTCCTACGACTTCAAACTTTCTGTAGATCGGTTGTTGCCCGGTTTTTGAAAATACGGTAACGATGCTGTCTTTTACCTTTAAATGCAGATCATTGGCTATTTTCTGGGAAATTGTAACTCCGTTATTATAGCCGATTTCTGTAATTTTAGGAGTTGTTCCTGCAATAAGAAATTTCTTGAATCTTAAACTGTCAAAGTCTTTTCCTACACCTTTAAAAATAATTCCCGCAAAATTATGCTCGTTACGCATAATTCCTGTTACCATTGCATATTTCTGAACGGTTTGTACATCAGGAAGCTCCTTTATTTTTGAAATATTTAAACCCTGATTATCGAGAACAGAAGTTGTGTAAGAAGAATTTGATCTTGTGGATTTTACGGTAATGTGTCCGCTGAAATCTGCCAATCTCTCTTTAATTGCCTTCTTTGAACCGAAACCGGTAGAAACGGTGATCAATGAGACGATAAGGCCCAAAGCCACAGAAAGCCTGCCAATGAAGATGATAACCCTTGAAAGGTTATTTTTGTTATCTTTGGAAAACGCTATTTTTCTAGAGAAATATAAAGGAAACTTCAAGCTTATGAATTTAGATTTCAAAATTAAAAATTTACTTCTGATTTGCCTAATTTTTTTAGGAGTATTCAGTCAATATTATTCTCAAACAGGTCATATTGGTGGTTTTAAAACTGGTGCAGATCAACCCGAATTGTATTTACCTTTATTAAAAGGAAAAACAATAGGAGTTGTGACCAATCAAACAGGTTTAATGAGCGATAAAACTTTTCTGGTAGATTTTTTAGTGAAAAATAATATTAAGATAAAATCAATTTTTGCTCCTGAACACGGTTTCAGAGGTGATGCCGATGCAGGTGAAAAAGTGAAAAACGGAGTTGACGTGAAAACAGGAATTCCCATCGTTTCTTTATATGGAAATAACAAAAAACCAAAACCTGAACAGTTAAAAGGAATTGATGTTGTTGTATTTGATATTCAGGATGTTGGTGTAAGATTTTATACTTATATTTCTACCTTAACCTATTTAATGGAAGCCGGTGCGGAAAATAATGTTGAAATCATAGTTTTGGACCGCCCAAATCCGCACGACGGTTATACTGACGGACCTGTTTTAAAGAAAAAATGGTCAAGTTTTGTTGGAATGCACGAAGTTCCGGTAGTTTATGGTCTGACAATCGGTGAATATGGAAAAATGGTGAATGGCGAAAAATGGTTAAATAATGGAGTTCAGGCGAAATATACTTTAATTCCGATGAAAAATTATCACAAAAAGCAACGTTATCCGATTTTAGATAAGCCTTCTCCAAATTTACCGAACGATAGATCGATCAATCTTTATCCAAGTTTATGCTTCTTTGAGGGAACGCAGGTGTCCGTGGGAAGAGGTACAGATTTACCTTTTCAGATTTATGGTTCACCATGGACGAAAAGTTTACCGTATCAGTTTACTCCAAAACCGACTTCAGGTGCAAAAGATCCTTTTTTAAATGGTAAATTATGCTACGGTGAAAATCTTTCAGCTTATAAAACTGATTTGAGAGAATTAAATTTGGAATGGGTAATTAATGCATATAAAAATTATAAGAATCCCGATCTTGATTTTTTCCTTCAGAATCCTAAGGGCAATCTTTGGTTTGATACATTGGCGGGAACTGATGAATTGAGAAAACAGATTGTGGCAGGAAAATCAGGCCCTGAAATTAAATCATCATGGAAGTCTGGCCTTAAGAACTTCGAAAAGATCAGAGAAAAATATATAGTTTATGAAAACTGATAAAAAATGTCAATTGTAAATTTACGATTGACATTTTTATTTAGAATTTAATTTAATCAAAATTATGCGGCGGAGTTTTATCATTTTTCCCCTTGTTCATAATAACAAGTCCGATGGATAATCCGATAACTCCAGCAACTGCAATCATTAAAGCCCTTTCTAATTTATCAGCCTGATCGTTTCCAAGATAATTCATTAAAAACAGGATGATAAAAGTAATGACACAAATGATAATATGATTTTTCCCGAATAGTTTCATTGAATTATTTTAATTTATAAGAAATCATGATGCCACCTCTGTAAGGAAGAATCTCTCCACTTTTATTGTATCCTTTGGGGCTGTCATAGCGTTCTCCTGTTGAACGGACATATCCTTTATAAAAGTCCTGAGAACTTCCAATACCTGCATAAACATCAACATTCCATCTGTCTGAAACCTTGAACTGATATCCTCCCGTAATACCAAATATTAAAGAATATCCTTTCTGATAAACATCGGAATTTTTATGGACAGTTCCTGTTTTATCATCTGTAAATTTTCTATCGTTCCAATAATTCCATTTTTGTGCAATGAAATGGGACCCTGCAATATTTCCTCCGATATACCAGTGCTTGAAAGCCTCATTGAAATAGTATCTGCCTTCTACTGAAACAGAATAATATTGCAGTTCATGGCCTGAAAAAGATTTCCATGGAGAAATAAGAACATCACCCTGTACGGTAATTTTTTTACTTAACTGATGCTCTAATCCGATATTTACAACTCCAATCGGAATTAATAAAGCATTACCTTTTATGTAAACACTTGTTTCGTTGTTTGGCTCCTGCTCCTGAGCATTTAAATTTCCTAATAAAAATAAGGTTAGGAATCCTGTAATAAATTTAATTTTCGACATTTGTTATTTTATTTGTTTTAATAACTCTTCTGCTAAAGTAGAATCTTTCTGAGCCTGAGCTGCCATATTCTTGGACATTTCTGCATATGTTTTTGCCATATCCTTATTTCCGGTTAATAAATAAAGTTTAGCCAAAATGTATGTATTTTCAGAAGTCTCACCTCTCATTACAGACTTTTCTGCCCATTCTGCTGCTTTTTTTAATGATGAAACAGTTTTTACATGTTCAGAAAATACCCACGCTGCTTTTAATAGCTCGTTAGGTTCAAAGGCTTCTGAGTTTTTATAATATGCCAATGCTGCCTTTTCGTATTCCGGGAAGTTGGCATTTTGTTCGTAGTAGCTTAATTTTGTCTGATTAAGTTTTACTTCTGCATCATGCTTGCCTACGAGAGGTTCGGCGGTTTTCATGAAATAATCATCATTGATTCTTTTATTTTGCTTGTCAATAGACTGCTCAACAATTTTGCCTAATTTTATTTGATTATCAAATTCTTTATAGGTTTCTTCAGGTAAAAACTTTATAATCTCTGCTTTTCTCTCCGTGAAAGCTTTATAATTTTTGTCTTCCGTTGATTTTAAGAAAAATAATAAGAGACCAACATCATCTTTTGTGAATTCTTCAGTCTTTTTTTTGTTTTCAAAATATCTCTCAGAAGCCTTTTTAGCAAAATCAAAATCTGAAGAAGAATTCAGTTTCATAATGTTGATGAGAAATTCCGGATCTTTTTCACCTTTTACAAAACGCTCTTTTAAAGAACCTTTTTTATTATTCGGAGAGTTTACATCCTGCGCCATCGAAACGAAAAGACTTTCTTCCATATATCCGAAATTCTGCGAAACCAATTCGCCGTCACCGTTCAGAAAAAGGTAAGTAGGGTAGGAGCGAACACCATACTTTGCTGCAATATCTCTTCCTTCACCCTTTTCCATATCAAATCTTGCGTTTACAAAATTCGCATTATAGTAATCTCCAACGGATTTTTGAGTGAAAATATTTCTTTCCATCATTTTACAAGGTCCGCACCATGAAGCATAAGCGTCGATGAAAACAATTTTGTTTTCCTTTTTTGCTTTGGCTACCAAGTCTTTAAAAGGCAGCTCCTGAAACTGAATAGCCTCCTGAGCAAATGCTGTAATGGCAGAAAATAGTAATAATCCAGAGATGATCTTCTTCATTTTTCAAATAAAATTAAAAAAGCGAATATACTTATTTTCAACGTAAATGAGTGTGATTCGTATTGTATTAACTACGATTTAACAGTATGTTTTTGAAAAATAAAATTATAAAAACAAAAAAACCGTCTCAGTTAAGACGGTTTTAAGTGGTTTCTCCAGGAATATATGTTTTCTTTCGTAATCCTTTGCTGTAAAGGATTTTAGAAAATTTATTTTGTAAGGTAACCTAATATTTCACCTCGTAAATAAAACGATTAGTCTCAAACTGCTTAGGCAAATATAATAATTTTCTAATTTATTTAACTAATCTCAAACAAATAATTTTTCAGATTATTATCAATTTGCTTGGCACCTTACTTTAAGTCAGAATAGTTTAGATGTAATTTTAAATTTCCTTAAATAGCTTCAATTTTTATAACTTCCGTACTTACACTTTATAATTTCACAGCTATTCTTTTCCTCGAAAACTATGTTGCAAATAGCAGCAGGTAATTTGACTCCAGGCTTCCTAAATTGCTCTTGAACTTCCTTTTTTGGTAACAAGCAAAGTGATAATTTTGATAGGTAACTATATACTTTGCTGTACCATTGTATAAAGTGCTTTTGCAATATCATATGATATCCAAACAAAATTGTTATATATCATATGTTGTAATAAAATTAAAACTTTTGGGATTGGGGTGGTAACTGGAAAAATTTTAAAGATCTTCCTCATTTTGAAAGAAGGTTTGTCACAAAAACCGGCAAGCAAGTAAAAGCCTCTTGGTGAAATCTGATAAATATTCCTACTGATAAAACAGGTTATCTTATTCTTAACATTTAATTTTATACATGAAAATAATCTACGGATCTATGATTCCTAAGGAATCTTTTTGTAAAAAATAAAAACACAAAGCTTACAAAATATCAATGATGAAAAAAATTCGCATTTTGTCTCTTGATGGGGGAGGAATTAGATGAATCATTACCTGCGTCATCTTAAAATACATTGAAGAAAGGCTTCAGGAATTCGATCATCCTCATACTAAATTGGTGACTATTTCGATCTTATTGCAGGAAGCAGTACTGGAGGGCTTATTGCGAGTATGCTTCTTTTCCCATGAAACGGCAAATTGTGCAAAATATTCTATACAGCAAGCTTTTGAGCTTTATACAGAAAAAGGTGAAAGTATTTTCAAATCTTCCCTTTGGGAAAGAATTACCAATCCTTTAGTTTTCTTTGATGAAAAGTTATCAGAAGAAGGATTGGAAAAAGTACTCCTTAATTTTTTTGGAGATCTTAGCCTGAAAGATTTTATAAAACCCTGCGTGATTACTTCCTATGATATGGAAACCAGACAGGCAAAGCTTTCAACACCTTTGAAGCATGAAACTCAAAAACCGAGAATTTTTTTGTACGTGATATTTGCAGGGCAACTTCTGCGGCACCTACCTATTTTGAGCCAACAAGGATAAAATCTTTTTTCGGACAGTGGTTTACGCTCATTGACGGATGAATTTATGCAAATAATCCTTCACTTTGTGCTTATGCTGAAGCAAGAAAAATTCCATTTGGTGATTTTTTTTAAGACAGACCAAAAAAAGAATTATACTAAGCTTAATGACATGATTATGATCTCCATAGGAACCGGTGATGTAAAAAAATCTTACAAGTATGGAAACTATAAAAATGCGCTGAAAGTAAGTTGGATAGAACCTATCATCGGGATGTTGCTTTCTTCTAATGCAGAAACAGTCAATTATCAGATTTCACAGATATAACACCTTACCCGGAAGAGATAAACAAAACTATTATCGTATAGAGCCATCTCTGAGAGATGCTTCTTCAAAAATGGATGATGCCGATAAAGAAAATATAGAACACCTCATACAGGCAGGCTTATATTATGTAGATGAAAACAAAGAGCAGCTAGATGAAATTACTAAAAAATTGATTTTAAATAAAAATACCTAAATTGAATAATTATTAACAAAAATTTAACCAAAACATTGAATTTTGTATTGAAAAATCACTTAGTTTTGATAAAAATAAAAACACATTATGCCGACAGCAATACCTCAAACAATCTCAATACCACATCGTACGCCACAGGAACCAATGTAAAGTTGGAACTCACTCCCGAATCGTTCTTCTTTTTAGAAAAAGATAAACCTTATTCGCAAACCGCTACCAACAAATTTGGAATTGTAGGGACAGAAGCTGCTTCTACTTTTAGAACTACATCTAGGATCACCACTTACACAAGAGAAATATTTGCCATCTGTCCAGGTCAGGTTTTATATAGCCAATGACAAATAAAGGGATT
Proteins encoded in this region:
- the adhP gene encoding alcohol dehydrogenase AdhP, coding for MIPKTMKAAVVQGYGQPLQIQEVPVKVPGRYEVLVKVIACGVCHTDLHAVDGDWPAKPKIPLIPGHEGVGIVVACGPEAYVKEGDAVGVPWLYSACGCCDYCITGWETLCEAQKNGGYSVDGGFAEYVIADSRYVGHLKSNVNFLEIAPILCAGVTVYKGLKETETKPGEWVAISGIGGLGHVAVQYAKAMGMHVAAIDVADDKLELAKKLGADLVVNAKNTDPGEYLHKEVGGMHGALITAVSPIAFKQGIDVLRRKGTIALNGLPPGSFELPIFETVLKRITVRGSIVGTRKDLQEALDFANEGLVKATVTAAKLEDINDVFDKMKKGQIDGRIVLDIAGSAG
- a CDS encoding dicarboxylate/amino acid:cation symporter produces the protein MKEVLKNYSGILLLLLGITVGSIIGIVAPHIVGYLKPLGDIFLNLLFVSVVPLVFFAVSNSIASLEQQSKFGKIMVTMAFTFLFFILTAAIFTICAVYLFPVSGVSGSSEIVEEATNSDSWGNRIVAFFTVGEFTQLFSRQNMLALLIFAFMTGFSARKAGEKGQPFRMFIASGYEVMKELLLLIMKIAPIGLGAYFAYQVATLGPQLFGFYAKPLGLYYIAGIVYFLVFFSLYAFMAKGHSGVKSFWTNAIFPTLTALSTCSSFATMPTNLLAASKIGIPNQISNIVIPIGTTLHKNGSSMSSIIKIYVAFLIIGRDFFEPTNLLLALGITVFVSIVAGGIPNGGYIGEMLMISVYKLPQEAIPAVMIIGTLVDPLATVLNAVGQLVASMFVNRFVKV
- a CDS encoding ABC transporter permease — its product is MKFPLYFSRKIAFSKDNKNNLSRVIIFIGRLSVALGLIVSLITVSTGFGSKKAIKERLADFSGHITVKSTRSNSSYTTSVLDNQGLNISKIKELPDVQTVQKYAMVTGIMRNEHNFAGIIFKGVGKDFDSLRFKKFLIAGTTPKITEIGYNNGVTISQKIANDLHLKVKDSIVTVFSKTGQQPIYRKFEVVGIYKTDIKMIDEQFVIGGINHVRKIQDMKPDEIGGIDIFLKDVNDIDRDFPEIEKLIGYKNYAEKATEKFPQITDWISIFDTNIALIIIIMLIVVVINIIMVLLILIIERTNSIGLLKTLGASNSQIRATFINYTLIIMIPGLLYGNAIGIGLILIQKFFGIIKLNPENYYVSTVPVDLNPIAIISISVGILFISGLALIVPSYLISKISPVKAIKYN
- a CDS encoding PLP-dependent cysteine synthase family protein, which codes for MKYAKNILETIGNTPLVKLNKVLGEDFPALVLAKVETFNPGNSVKDRMALKMIEDAEKDGRLKPGGTIIEGTSGNTGMGLALAAIIKGYKCIFVTNSKQSKEKCDILRAVGAEVIVCPTDVKPTDPRSYYSVSKRLATETENGWYVNQYDNLSNRTAHYESTAPEIWEQTDGNLTHFVVGAGTGGTITGCGMFFKERNPNIKVIGVDTYGSILKEFHETGELHYDHAYTYITEGIGEDIIPENYDMSIIDHFEKVTDKDGAIYARKLAKEEGIFCGYSAGSAIASLVQMKDQFTKDDVIVVLLHDHGSRYVGKIYNDDWMKEMGWLD
- a CDS encoding J domain-containing protein gives rise to the protein MAYIDYYKILGVDKNATQEDIKKAYRKAARKLHPDLNPNDKEAERKFKELNEANEVLSNPENRTKYDKYGEHWKHGEEYEKAQQQQQRQHQSQGGNFGDGFSGADFGEGEDFSDFFQSMFGGAGGGFGRNSRGSASGKFKGQDVNAELNLSLKDASTTHQQTFDINGKKVRITIPAGVHDGQQIKLKGHGNPGFNGGPNGDLYITFNIPVDPNFERVGDDLKTKISIDLYTAVLGGDVKVSTLDGSVNLKVKPETQNGTTVRLKGKGFPVYKKDGQFGDLFVTYEVKLPTNLTEKQKELFEQLKNS
- a CDS encoding DUF779 domain-containing protein, yielding METKISRVSVTEKALEVIWELEKKYGDLMFYQAGGCCEGTQPQCFEKGGFYPRMNDAMIGTINNHEFWIDRDLFEYWQYSHFTLDVTDGFGPGGFSLETPLGKTFKVNYKLFTPEELQNLEPVKRSE
- a CDS encoding YcxB family protein yields the protein MNEEKVIVLKPKRQDFEEIYFSGNQGNLFFSSTTRGKTITTIVVGLILIILFFFKDDFTKEKFGVFYFVSFLFLLCAVFLSVGINKVSRWKKQVNSYLTKLENCKIYEITFDNSFFTVNIDGEKETSEWKDFEYFDSIENYIALEGKYTYMFPKKSMSEKDYNLLKKVLKENIKQ
- a CDS encoding chaperone modulator CbpM; amino-acid sequence: MSERISREELVKIYNIEITFFDELVDSGLLNTQMENEIRYVMYEDLPAFERFTNLHYDLEINLPGLEVIHDMLKKMEDLKKKNRELLTKLSIMSDRYEDI